CGGTGGTGACCTGTGCGCCGACGGTGCCTGTTGCCCCGAGAACTGTGTACATGAGGACCTCCTGAATCGTTCGATGTCGTATGTCCAGAGTGGAGCGAGGTTGCCGGACGAAACAGCGCTCACAGTCCGCAATGCATGCTCAATCGTCCGAAACGGCAGACGATCGGATCACGATGACCGATCATGGACGGGTGCGCAGACCCGACGGCAGTCACCCGGACCCGTTCCACAGCCCCGACCCCCTCGGGGAGGCCCTGCACTTCTTCCGGTTGAACGGTGCCTTCTACTGCCGGTCGGAGCTCACCGAGCCCTGGGCGCTGACCATGCCGGTCTGGGAGGACTGTCTGTGCGTGCACCTCGTCGTGTCGGGGTCGCTGCGGTTGTCCGCGCCGGACGGTGAGTCGCTGCGATTCGCGCCGGGAGATCTCGTCGTCGTGCCGCACGGCCGATCGCACGTCGTCCGCGGCGACGGCGAGGCGATGTTCGCCCCGGTCGTCACGGATCTGCCGCACGACTACCTGAGCGATCGGTATGCCATCCTGCGACATGGCGGCGACGGGCCCGAACGCTCGGTCCTGATCTGTGCCGTCGTCCGTTTCGACCATCCCTCGGCACGGTCGCTGACGTCGATGCTGCCGCCGATCCTCGCCATCCGCGCCGCTGATCCCCGTGCGGGTGCAAGCAGCTCGTGGCTGCGCGACCTCATGCGCATCGTGATCGACGAGGCCGGCGAACTCCGACCCGGTGGGGAGGCGGTCATCACCCGGTTGTCCGACATCATCGTCATCCACGCGATCCGATCGTGGTTGCAGGACGCGGAGGGCACCCGCACCGGCTGGCTCGGGGCTCTCGCCGATCCGCAACTCGGGCGTGCGG
The genomic region above belongs to Gordonia hongkongensis and contains:
- a CDS encoding AraC family transcriptional regulator gives rise to the protein MTDHGRVRRPDGSHPDPFHSPDPLGEALHFFRLNGAFYCRSELTEPWALTMPVWEDCLCVHLVVSGSLRLSAPDGESLRFAPGDLVVVPHGRSHVVRGDGEAMFAPVVTDLPHDYLSDRYAILRHGGDGPERSVLICAVVRFDHPSARSLTSMLPPILAIRAADPRAGASSSWLRDLMRIVIDEAGELRPGGEAVITRLSDIIVIHAIRSWLQDAEGTRTGWLGALADPQLGRAVAAVHRDPAAEWSVERLARECAMSRSTFAARFTAVVGEPAMQYVTRWRMCVAADRLRDPNASVASVAGGLGYSSEAAFSRAFKRVNGSSPGRVRRAARAG